In the genome of Oncorhynchus nerka isolate Pitt River unplaced genomic scaffold, Oner_Uvic_2.0 unplaced_scaffold_1957, whole genome shotgun sequence, one region contains:
- the LOC135567521 gene encoding uncharacterized protein LOC135567521, whose translation PVLETPVLVPVLENPVLVPVLETPVLVPVRETPDLVRETPDLVRETPDLVRETPDLVRETPDLVRETPDLVRETPDLVRETPVRESPVRESPFASPPFPSPLSPAPLGPALSALSPAPLQPSPLQPSAPSAQPPSAQPPSALPPQPPQPSPPALPPSAPSAPLSPSALPPSAPSAPSALPPLPPQPSPLSPAPSAPSAQPPQPSPPQPSPPLSASAQPPQPSPPQPSPSAQPPSAPQPSPQGSITQAVYM comes from the exons TTCCAGTTCTAGAGACCCCCGTTCTAGTTCCAGTTCTAGAGAACCCCGTTCTAGTTCCAGTTCTAGAGACCCCCGTTCTAGTTCCAGTTCGAGAGACCCCCGATCTAGTTCGAGAGACCCCCGATCTAGTTCGAGAGACCCCCGATCTAGTTCGAGAGACCCCCGATCTAGTTCGAGAGACCCCCGATCTAGTTCGAGAGACCCCCGATCTAGTTCGAGAGACCCCCGATCTAGTTCGAGAGACCCCCGTTCGCGAGTCCCCCGTTCGCGAGTCCCCGTTCGCGAGTCCCCCGTTC CCCAGCCCCCTCAGCCCAGCCCCCCTCGGCCCAGCCCTCAGCGCCCTCAGCCCAGCCCCCCTTCAGCCCAGCCCCCTTCAGCCCAGCGCCCCCTCAGCCCAGCCCCCCTCAGCCCAGCCCCCCTCAGCCCTGCCCCCTCAGCCCCCTCAGCCCAGCCCCCCAGCCCTGCCCCCCTCTGCCCCCTCAGCCCCCCTCAGCCCCTCAGCCCTgcccccctctgccccctctgcCCCCTCAGCCCTGCCCCCTCTGCCCCCTCAGCCCAGCCCCCTCAGCCCTGCCCCCTCAGCCCCCTCAGCCCAGCCCCCTCAGCCCAGCCCCCCTCAGCCCAGCCCCCCCCTCAGCGCCTCAGCCCAGCCCCCTCAGCCCAGCCCCCCTCAGCCCAGCCCCTCAGCCCAGCCCCCCTCAGCCCCCCAGCCCAGCCCCCAGGGCTCAATAACACAGGCTGTTTACATGTAG